A genomic window from Halomonas sp. LR3S48 includes:
- a CDS encoding NUDIX domain-containing protein, giving the protein MTDNHVRGRDAARLPSFSGTDVDLIERRCLHQGFFRLDEVHLRHRLFEGGWSGEMVREVHVRHEAVGVLLYDVERDSVALVEQIRAGALDDPESPWKLEIVAGLVEEGESPAEVARREAMEEAGCEVSDLIELHTYYPSPGACSERVTLFCALVDCDGLGGVHGLDEEHEDIRVHVLPFNQAWELLQAGRLDNAMCLIAFYWLAAERASLRARG; this is encoded by the coding sequence ATGACCGATAACCACGTACGCGGCCGGGATGCCGCTCGCCTGCCCAGCTTCAGCGGTACCGACGTCGATCTGATCGAGCGTCGTTGCCTGCATCAGGGCTTCTTCCGCCTTGACGAAGTGCACTTGCGCCATCGCCTGTTCGAGGGTGGCTGGAGCGGCGAGATGGTGCGTGAGGTCCATGTGCGGCATGAAGCCGTGGGCGTGCTGCTCTACGATGTGGAGCGCGATAGTGTGGCGCTGGTCGAGCAGATCCGCGCCGGCGCTCTGGACGACCCCGAGTCGCCATGGAAGCTCGAGATCGTCGCCGGCCTGGTCGAGGAGGGCGAGAGCCCGGCCGAGGTGGCCCGACGAGAAGCCATGGAGGAGGCCGGCTGCGAGGTTTCTGATCTGATCGAGTTGCACACCTACTATCCGAGCCCCGGCGCCTGCTCCGAGCGGGTGACGCTGTTCTGTGCCCTGGTCGACTGCGACGGACTGGGAGGTGTGCATGGCCTCGATGAAGAGCATGAGGATATTCGCGTTCACGTGTTACCGTTCAATCAGGCTTGGGAACTCTTGCAGGCCGGACGACTCGACAATGCCATGTGTCTGATCGCCTTCTACTGGTTGGCGGCCGAACGAGCATCTTTACGAGCAAGGGGGTAG
- a CDS encoding putative bifunctional diguanylate cyclase/phosphodiesterase → MSHKTLDIARNTTLYMAAAVLILMGGAGLLTYWLEIVYPLRSVLLPDNALAVLMVGVGLLAIMARWSVLRRLAGLILLVHVTYLLMHNALAGGREVGVSWLTGDVRMGSLASAMLLLVAVCLLLGVGRRSSRWLWAGVGTLLLSSSFLALLRLFLPGGEVAWTLNNASSPLLGTVLAMVLGVSMLLMPVGVDRPQPLMGRLALACGLFGVLLSCAVWYLLNWEYQEEKQRQASHLLDNLQYNAEQAISAQLLLGQYVAERLDSSEPRFDAAMRAHHIEHYFRDSPGMQALVLRDRGGSIWEFARNAPAGRWLEAQLADPQVELRLQFDFAQPWMMPADREQRHMALVMIPLPAAGHQLLGSIDLVVLLREELRVQLGFYMVRVLQSGAPLLEMRAPGRAASESSYPLVAHRHIGLPGGLGLTLEVYPDSVDEMLKAGLIPGGVALAGLMLSYLMSFSLGLAHQRHQDRRVLAFSASHDPLTGLANRTLLEERLNHNFTLAQQRRNRNMAVLFVDLDDFKPINDSLGHAIGDKVLIEVARRLSSAMRPGDTLGRLGGDEFVILMPDATQEAQAEMAESLLQLVAHPYSIDHHELHLSASIGIAISNDAIVQPMELIQQADMAMYMAKQQGRNAYQWFTQDITARVNERLMMRNELQDAIDGQRLELYYQPLYDQAGDIVTVEALLRWNHPARGFVPPSEFIPLAEETGQIMPISRWVLERACLDMGLLDAQGHGGFKVAVNVSPLQFHRAGFLDTLRETLATTQLPASRLELELTEGVLLKDAQDAVDVLHDLRRMGINVSIDDFGTGFSSLNYLKQLPISKVKIDRSFIKEVTHSVDDASIVQAIISMAHHLGLTVVAEGVETEQQHSLLRGYGCEQFQGFLLARPMPLDQLELSLRAGTELSSEMDNRD, encoded by the coding sequence ATGTCTCACAAGACGCTGGATATCGCCAGGAATACCACGCTCTACATGGCGGCGGCCGTACTCATCCTGATGGGCGGGGCGGGGCTTCTGACCTACTGGTTGGAAATCGTCTACCCCTTGCGTAGCGTACTGCTGCCCGACAATGCGCTGGCCGTGTTGATGGTCGGTGTCGGCTTGCTGGCCATCATGGCGCGCTGGTCGGTTCTGCGTCGCCTTGCCGGTCTCATCCTGCTTGTTCATGTCACCTACCTGTTGATGCACAACGCCCTGGCCGGAGGTCGGGAAGTCGGGGTGTCCTGGCTGACCGGCGACGTGCGGATGGGCTCCCTTGCATCGGCGATGCTGTTGCTGGTGGCCGTTTGCCTGCTGCTCGGGGTGGGCAGGCGAAGTTCGCGCTGGCTGTGGGCCGGCGTAGGCACTCTGTTACTGAGCAGCAGTTTCCTGGCGCTGCTCAGGCTCTTCCTCCCGGGTGGCGAGGTGGCCTGGACGCTTAACAACGCCTCTTCGCCCCTGCTGGGAACCGTGCTGGCCATGGTGCTGGGCGTTTCGATGTTGCTGATGCCAGTCGGTGTCGACCGCCCACAACCGCTAATGGGGCGGCTGGCGCTGGCGTGCGGTCTCTTTGGCGTCCTGTTGAGCTGTGCGGTCTGGTACCTGTTGAATTGGGAATACCAGGAAGAGAAGCAGCGACAAGCCAGTCATTTGCTCGACAACCTGCAGTACAACGCCGAACAGGCGATTTCCGCGCAGCTTCTCCTTGGCCAGTATGTGGCCGAGCGCCTGGATTCCTCGGAGCCGCGGTTCGATGCAGCGATGCGTGCCCATCATATTGAGCACTACTTCCGCGACTCACCCGGCATGCAAGCGCTCGTGTTGCGGGATCGGGGGGGATCGATTTGGGAGTTCGCTCGCAATGCGCCAGCTGGCCGATGGCTGGAGGCGCAATTGGCCGACCCCCAGGTCGAGCTGAGGCTGCAGTTCGACTTTGCTCAGCCATGGATGATGCCGGCCGATCGCGAGCAGCGCCATATGGCCCTGGTGATGATACCGCTGCCTGCGGCGGGTCATCAGCTGCTGGGGAGCATCGACCTTGTCGTGCTGCTGAGAGAAGAGCTTCGCGTTCAGTTGGGGTTCTACATGGTCCGTGTGCTGCAAAGTGGCGCTCCCCTGCTGGAGATGCGGGCGCCCGGCCGTGCGGCGAGCGAATCGAGCTACCCGCTGGTTGCGCATCGACATATCGGCTTGCCTGGCGGGCTGGGGCTGACACTGGAGGTCTATCCCGACTCGGTGGACGAGATGCTCAAGGCTGGATTGATACCTGGTGGGGTGGCTCTTGCCGGACTGATGCTGAGCTATCTCATGTCGTTTAGCCTGGGGCTGGCCCACCAGCGCCATCAGGACAGACGAGTGCTCGCCTTCAGCGCCAGTCACGATCCCTTGACCGGACTGGCCAATCGCACGCTACTGGAGGAGCGTCTCAACCATAACTTTACCCTGGCGCAGCAGCGCCGGAATCGTAACATGGCCGTGCTGTTCGTGGACCTGGACGACTTCAAGCCGATCAACGACAGCCTGGGTCATGCCATAGGCGATAAGGTGCTGATTGAAGTGGCCCGCCGATTGTCCAGCGCCATGCGGCCCGGAGATACCCTGGGCCGATTGGGTGGCGATGAATTCGTCATATTGATGCCCGACGCCACGCAGGAAGCGCAGGCGGAAATGGCCGAGAGCCTGCTGCAGCTCGTCGCTCACCCCTATAGTATCGATCATCACGAACTCCACCTGTCGGCCAGTATCGGCATTGCCATCAGTAACGACGCCATCGTTCAGCCCATGGAGCTGATCCAGCAGGCCGATATGGCGATGTACATGGCCAAGCAGCAGGGGCGCAACGCTTATCAATGGTTCACACAGGACATCACCGCACGCGTCAACGAGCGGCTGATGATGCGTAATGAGCTCCAGGACGCCATCGACGGGCAGCGTCTCGAGCTTTACTACCAGCCGCTGTACGACCAGGCGGGCGATATCGTCACCGTGGAGGCTCTGCTGCGCTGGAACCACCCTGCAAGGGGCTTCGTGCCACCGAGTGAATTCATTCCCCTGGCCGAGGAGACCGGCCAGATCATGCCGATCAGTCGCTGGGTACTCGAACGCGCATGCCTCGACATGGGATTGCTCGATGCGCAAGGCCATGGTGGGTTCAAGGTGGCGGTCAATGTCTCGCCCCTGCAGTTTCACCGCGCCGGGTTTCTGGACACGCTGAGGGAAACCCTTGCCACTACCCAGCTCCCAGCGAGCCGGCTGGAGCTGGAACTGACCGAAGGTGTGCTATTGAAGGATGCACAGGATGCGGTCGATGTTCTCCATGACCTGCGCCGGATGGGGATCAACGTTTCCATCGATGACTTCGGCACCGGCTTTTCCAGCCTGAACTACCTGAAGCAGCTTCCCATCAGCAAGGTGAAGATCGATCGCAGCTTCATCAAGGAGGTCACGCATAGCGTCGACGATGCCTCCATCGTGCAGGCCATTATCTCCATGGCTCATCACCTGGGCCTGACCGTGGTGGCCGAAGGCGTTGAAACCGAGCAGCAACACAGCTTGCTGAGGGGATACGGCTGTGAGCAATTCCAGGGCTTCCTGCTTGCCCGACCCATGCCGCTCGATCAACTGGAACTCTCGCTGAGAGCCGGCACGGAATTGTCATCCGAGATGGATAACCGCGATTGA
- the greB gene encoding transcription elongation factor GreB has product MKGRNMARWRDPAKDPRQEPKSNLITAEGAARLRAILDHLSRVKRPDLSAKVGEAAALGDRSENADYTYNKKELNRVIARIRYLTKRLDELQVVDRLPANTEKVYFGAFVTLEDEEGEEIHIRIVGHDETDTAKRWISIDAPLAKALLGKSLDDDVTVKAPAGDTTYVITDIAYRDPTTPAR; this is encoded by the coding sequence ATGAAGGGCCGCAACATGGCGCGCTGGCGTGACCCGGCCAAGGATCCGCGCCAGGAACCCAAGAGCAACCTGATCACCGCCGAAGGCGCGGCGCGCCTGCGTGCCATTCTCGACCATTTATCGCGGGTAAAACGCCCTGACCTCTCGGCCAAGGTGGGTGAAGCCGCGGCACTGGGCGACCGTAGCGAGAACGCCGACTACACCTACAACAAGAAGGAGCTCAACCGGGTCATCGCGCGCATCCGCTACCTGACCAAGCGGCTCGACGAACTGCAGGTGGTGGACCGCCTGCCGGCGAATACCGAAAAAGTATATTTCGGCGCCTTCGTCACGCTCGAGGACGAGGAAGGCGAGGAGATTCACATCCGCATTGTCGGCCATGACGAGACCGACACCGCCAAGCGCTGGATCAGCATCGACGCACCGCTGGCCAAGGCGCTGCTGGGCAAGTCGCTGGACGACGACGTCACGGTGAAGGCGCCGGCGGGCGATACGACCTACGTGATCACGGATATCGCCTACCGGGATCCCACCACCCCCGCCCGATAG
- a CDS encoding methyltransferase, producing MSAETPVCQLLERQEADYRGWLWVAPPRDAWLEEGQGSVVSADHGVLQAWRDRDRPACSPFDALQTGEPPGAVLFWPKSHALGEWWLLWLCANLPPGTPLQLVGENQGGIKRVLKVLAALGLGCRKRDSARRCILFETRLDRVGIDPDAAWTRFEADGLWLASHPGVFGHGKLDEGTRLLLDQLERHLPGPERVAEVLDMGCGDGILAAWLARRGHAVTAVDVNAFAVEATRRTLAANGLEGQALASDVYSALGGRRFAAIVSNPPFHQERSIDYGPAGSLIREASGHLLPGGELWLVANAFLPYPDLLQNAFGSFEIQADDRRFRVYRAGVVGSR from the coding sequence ATGAGTGCCGAGACACCGGTCTGCCAACTACTGGAGCGCCAGGAGGCCGACTATCGCGGCTGGCTGTGGGTGGCGCCACCGCGTGATGCCTGGCTCGAGGAGGGGCAGGGGAGTGTCGTCAGCGCCGACCATGGCGTGCTGCAGGCCTGGCGCGACCGCGACCGTCCGGCTTGCTCACCGTTCGATGCCTTGCAGACTGGAGAGCCGCCAGGCGCGGTGCTGTTCTGGCCCAAGAGTCATGCGCTCGGCGAGTGGTGGCTGCTGTGGCTGTGCGCCAACCTGCCGCCGGGCACGCCGCTGCAGCTGGTGGGCGAGAACCAGGGCGGCATCAAACGCGTGCTCAAGGTGCTGGCGGCGCTGGGGCTGGGTTGCCGCAAGCGCGACAGCGCCCGGCGTTGCATCCTGTTCGAGACGCGCCTCGACAGGGTGGGGATCGACCCGGATGCGGCCTGGACCCGCTTCGAGGCCGATGGGCTGTGGCTTGCCAGCCACCCCGGCGTATTCGGCCACGGCAAGCTCGATGAGGGCACCCGGTTACTGCTCGACCAGCTCGAACGTCATCTGCCGGGGCCTGAGCGGGTAGCCGAAGTGTTGGACATGGGCTGCGGCGATGGCATCCTCGCCGCCTGGCTGGCGCGCCGCGGCCACGCCGTAACGGCAGTCGACGTCAATGCCTTTGCGGTGGAGGCGACCCGGCGCACCCTGGCCGCCAATGGGCTCGAAGGGCAGGCTCTGGCCAGCGACGTCTACTCGGCACTCGGCGGGAGACGCTTCGCCGCCATCGTCAGCAATCCGCCATTCCATCAGGAGCGCAGCATCGACTACGGCCCGGCCGGTAGCTTGATTCGCGAGGCATCTGGGCACCTCCTGCCCGGAGGAGAGCTATGGCTGGTGGCTAATGCCTTCCTGCCCTATCCGGACCTGCTGCAGAATGCCTTCGGTAGCTTCGAGATCCAGGCCGATGACCGGCGCTTTCGGGTCTATCGGGCGGGGGTGGTGGGATCCCGGTAG
- a CDS encoding amidase, translated as MAMEYEEYRRHDGLGLAELIRKGEVSREEVFEAACRAIECGNPRLGAVVRTRFERAQAEAATVATESPFAGVPTLTKDLLMAIQGEPLAFGSAALAEWRPPMDSTLVTRLRQAGFAILGQTATPELGLMGITEPRAFPHPVNPWLPSHSPGGSSGGAAAAVAAGLVPLAMAGDGGGSIRIPASYCGLFGLKPSRGRVPQGPMHAEVWQGAVVEHAVTRSVRDSAALLDAINGMDEGGPYPVKHEQSFRAALERPPEPLRVAVSLGDPLGKPLGSVLDPEVRQAVEAAARTLQGLDHHVEWADPPVDGERLANAYLTLYLGHLTADLAWIARETGVPVTRLEVEPSTRAIARLGRSLPVRDYELAKRDWNSAARAMGAFHRRYDVLLMPVVAAPAPRLGELYPPPAHERLMSLLAIPGLPALALKAGMLRHLARDALARTPFTQLANLTGQPAMSLPLHVTPAGLPVGVQVIGAMGDECRLLALAAQVEAEVRWGRHLPRPWQDG; from the coding sequence ATGGCGATGGAGTACGAGGAGTACCGTCGGCATGACGGCCTGGGCCTGGCCGAACTGATACGCAAGGGAGAGGTGAGCCGCGAGGAGGTGTTCGAGGCCGCCTGTCGTGCCATCGAGTGCGGCAATCCACGGCTCGGGGCGGTGGTTCGCACGCGCTTCGAGCGCGCCCAGGCCGAAGCCGCTACTGTCGCTACCGAGTCGCCCTTTGCCGGGGTGCCGACCCTGACCAAGGATCTGCTGATGGCCATCCAGGGCGAGCCGCTGGCCTTCGGCAGCGCGGCTCTGGCGGAATGGAGGCCGCCGATGGACTCGACCCTGGTCACCCGCCTGCGCCAGGCGGGCTTCGCCATCCTTGGCCAGACGGCCACCCCCGAATTGGGGTTGATGGGCATCACCGAGCCCCGCGCCTTTCCACATCCCGTCAATCCCTGGCTGCCGTCGCACTCGCCCGGCGGTTCCAGCGGCGGTGCAGCCGCCGCGGTTGCCGCAGGCCTGGTGCCGCTGGCCATGGCCGGAGACGGTGGTGGCTCGATCCGCATTCCCGCCAGCTATTGTGGGCTGTTCGGCCTCAAGCCCTCGCGGGGGCGAGTGCCGCAGGGCCCGATGCATGCCGAGGTATGGCAGGGCGCCGTGGTGGAACACGCCGTGACCCGCTCGGTACGGGACAGCGCCGCGCTGCTCGACGCCATCAACGGCATGGATGAGGGCGGCCCTTACCCTGTAAAGCACGAACAGAGCTTCCGGGCGGCACTCGAGCGCCCGCCCGAGCCGCTGCGCGTGGCAGTCTCGCTGGGAGACCCACTCGGCAAACCGCTTGGCAGCGTGCTCGACCCCGAGGTACGCCAGGCGGTGGAAGCGGCGGCACGTACGCTCCAAGGGCTAGACCATCACGTTGAATGGGCCGATCCGCCGGTGGACGGCGAGCGCCTGGCCAATGCCTACCTGACGCTCTATCTCGGCCATCTCACCGCCGACCTGGCCTGGATCGCTCGAGAAACCGGCGTTCCCGTCACGCGTCTAGAGGTCGAGCCCTCCACTCGCGCCATCGCCCGCCTGGGGCGCAGCCTGCCGGTGCGCGACTACGAGCTGGCCAAGCGCGACTGGAATTCGGCGGCACGTGCCATGGGGGCGTTTCACCGCCGTTATGACGTGCTGCTGATGCCGGTTGTCGCTGCGCCGGCGCCACGCCTGGGGGAGCTCTATCCGCCGCCGGCACACGAACGCCTGATGTCGCTGCTGGCGATACCCGGCCTGCCGGCGTTGGCGCTCAAGGCGGGTATGCTCAGGCACCTGGCGCGTGACGCCCTGGCCCGTACGCCCTTCACCCAACTGGCCAACCTGACCGGTCAGCCGGCCATGTCGTTGCCGCTGCATGTCACGCCGGCAGGCCTGCCGGTTGGCGTGCAGGTGATCGGCGCCATGGGTGACGAATGCCGCCTGCTGGCACTGGCGGCACAGGTAGAAGCCGAGGTGCGCTGGGGACGACACCTGCCCAGACCTTGGCAAGACGGGTAG
- the cysD gene encoding sulfate adenylyltransferase subunit CysD, producing MTSLKAPEQQPASQVAGSQASLSPHRLTHLQQLEAESIHIIREVVAEFRNPVMMYSIGKDSSVMLHLARKAFFPGPPPFPLLHVDTTWKFREMIAFRDRMAAEVGMELLVHTNEEGRAAGINPFDHGSSGYTDVMKTQALKQALDKYGFDAAFGGARRDEEASRAKERVFSFRDKFHRWDPKSQRPELWNLYNARVNKGESIRAFPLSNWTELDIWQYIYLEQIPIVPLYYAAPRPVVERDGMLVMVDDERLPLAPGEVPEEKWVRFRTLGCYPLTGAVESKADTLPEIIQEMLLTRTSERSGRAIDHDQAGSMEKKKREGYF from the coding sequence ATGACCAGTCTCAAAGCTCCCGAGCAACAGCCGGCGTCACAGGTTGCCGGCTCGCAGGCATCCCTGTCACCGCACCGGCTGACCCATCTTCAACAGCTGGAAGCCGAGTCGATCCACATCATCCGCGAGGTGGTAGCCGAGTTCCGCAACCCGGTCATGATGTACTCCATCGGCAAGGACTCCTCGGTGATGCTGCACCTGGCGCGCAAGGCCTTCTTCCCCGGGCCGCCGCCGTTCCCGCTGCTGCACGTCGATACCACCTGGAAGTTCCGCGAGATGATCGCCTTCCGCGACCGCATGGCCGCCGAGGTGGGCATGGAGCTGCTGGTGCACACCAACGAGGAGGGGCGCGCCGCCGGCATCAACCCCTTCGATCACGGCTCCAGCGGCTATACCGACGTGATGAAGACCCAGGCGCTCAAGCAGGCACTGGACAAGTACGGCTTCGATGCCGCCTTCGGCGGTGCCCGTCGCGACGAGGAGGCCAGCCGCGCCAAGGAGCGGGTGTTCTCGTTCCGCGACAAGTTCCACCGCTGGGACCCCAAGAGTCAGCGCCCCGAGCTGTGGAACCTGTACAACGCGCGGGTCAACAAGGGCGAATCGATCCGCGCCTTCCCGCTCTCCAATTGGACCGAGCTGGATATCTGGCAGTACATCTACCTCGAGCAGATTCCCATCGTGCCGCTCTACTACGCCGCCCCGCGGCCGGTGGTGGAGCGCGACGGCATGCTGGTGATGGTCGACGACGAGCGGCTGCCGCTGGCCCCCGGCGAGGTGCCGGAGGAGAAGTGGGTGCGCTTCCGCACCCTGGGCTGCTACCCGCTGACCGGCGCGGTGGAGTCCAAGGCCGACACGCTGCCGGAGATCATCCAGGAGATGCTGCTGACCCGCACCAGCGAACGCAGCGGCCGGGCCATCGACCACGACCAGGCCGGCTCGATGGAGAAGAAAAAGCGCGAGGGGTACTTCTGA
- a CDS encoding Crp/Fnr family transcriptional regulator, whose amino-acid sequence MNAEAHRPDTLMIRKLESNFSLTREEKQALKGLPVQITRHKTDQHIVRTGDRPHHCCLVLEGFTCVFKLSYEGRRQIMALHVPGDMPDLQSLHLEYMDSSIATISPCTIGFIQHEDLRRMCERYPRLTAAFWRETLVDASIFREWLLNIGRRDAYSRMAHLLCELLMRLKAVGLVENSNTFLMPLTQEELADAIGISAVHVSRTMQALRAEGLIETKKMQITIPDWEKLQEAGEFDSLYLHLKKDKAA is encoded by the coding sequence ATGAACGCAGAGGCGCATAGGCCCGATACCCTGATGATTCGCAAGCTCGAAAGCAACTTCTCCCTCACCAGGGAGGAGAAGCAGGCGCTCAAGGGCTTGCCCGTGCAGATCACACGCCACAAGACCGACCAGCACATCGTGCGAACTGGAGACCGTCCGCACCATTGCTGCCTGGTCCTGGAGGGCTTCACCTGCGTCTTCAAGCTGAGCTACGAGGGCAGGCGCCAGATCATGGCGCTGCATGTACCCGGCGACATGCCGGACCTGCAGAGCCTGCACCTGGAGTACATGGACAGCAGCATCGCCACGATCAGCCCTTGCACGATCGGGTTCATTCAACACGAGGACTTGCGCCGAATGTGCGAGCGCTACCCTCGTCTCACCGCGGCGTTCTGGCGCGAGACGCTGGTCGATGCCTCGATATTCCGCGAATGGCTGCTCAACATCGGCCGGCGCGATGCCTACAGCCGGATGGCCCATCTCCTCTGCGAGCTGCTGATGCGCCTGAAGGCAGTGGGGCTCGTGGAAAATTCCAATACCTTCCTCATGCCGCTGACCCAGGAGGAACTGGCGGATGCGATTGGCATCAGTGCTGTCCACGTCAGCCGGACCATGCAGGCGCTGCGTGCCGAGGGGCTGATCGAGACGAAGAAGATGCAGATCACCATTCCGGACTGGGAAAAGTTGCAAGAGGCGGGCGAGTTTGACTCTCTCTACCTGCACTTGAAGAAGGACAAGGCGGCTTGA
- a CDS encoding DUF1249 domain-containing protein, whose translation MARTAYVTDLKGLQGECSANYLRLIRLLGDLGAGETRELELTGGRGRFGTLWLSVLEQAPYTTIARVSQSSLMDAVIEPPRMRVHLYHDVRMAEVTDFQRERHFNGRYRYPNVRMFQPDEKLQLNRFLGEWLAHGLAHGHPTNLTEQPG comes from the coding sequence GTGGCGAGAACCGCCTATGTCACCGATCTGAAAGGCCTGCAGGGCGAATGCAGCGCCAATTACCTGCGCCTGATTCGGCTGCTGGGCGATCTGGGTGCGGGCGAAACACGCGAACTCGAGCTGACCGGCGGGCGTGGCCGCTTCGGTACCCTGTGGCTGTCGGTGCTGGAGCAGGCGCCCTATACCACCATCGCTCGCGTGAGCCAGAGTAGCCTGATGGATGCGGTCATCGAGCCGCCCCGCATGCGCGTGCATCTCTACCACGACGTGCGCATGGCCGAGGTCACGGACTTCCAGCGTGAGCGCCACTTCAACGGCCGCTACCGTTACCCCAACGTGCGCATGTTCCAGCCCGACGAGAAGCTTCAGCTCAACCGCTTCCTGGGCGAGTGGCTCGCCCATGGCCTGGCCCACGGGCACCCGACCAACCTGACGGAACAGCCGGGATGA
- a CDS encoding phosphodiesterase gives MRLVQITDCHLHADPDARSRAGFPLRQLESVVTAVRAEHPDVVIVSGDISQDETAASYQHAHRILSTLDCPWFWLGGNHDQLELMKDIKPIHEDIDLSGWRLLVVETNVKGHAHGELGEERIAALVERLRQDERPTLLVMHHPPLTVGSAWLDEIGLKDRDALWQALAPFPQVKAILCGHIHQAFVGRQRLEHGEVMVYGCPSTTDQFLAGSDDFAIDEASRPGYRILDLRGDEWLTWVERIDL, from the coding sequence ATGCGGCTGGTCCAGATCACCGATTGCCATCTGCACGCCGACCCCGATGCCCGATCCCGCGCCGGTTTCCCGTTGCGCCAGCTCGAATCGGTGGTGACAGCCGTGCGCGCCGAGCACCCGGATGTTGTCATCGTCAGCGGCGACATCAGCCAGGACGAGACGGCAGCTTCCTACCAGCATGCTCATCGGATTCTCTCGACGCTGGATTGCCCCTGGTTCTGGCTGGGTGGCAACCACGACCAACTGGAGCTGATGAAGGACATCAAGCCCATCCACGAGGACATCGACCTGTCCGGCTGGCGCCTGCTGGTCGTGGAAACCAATGTCAAGGGACACGCCCATGGCGAACTGGGCGAAGAGCGGATCGCCGCGCTGGTCGAGCGCCTACGCCAGGACGAGCGTCCCACACTGCTGGTCATGCACCATCCGCCGCTCACGGTCGGCTCGGCCTGGCTCGACGAGATCGGGCTCAAGGATCGCGATGCCCTGTGGCAGGCACTGGCGCCGTTCCCGCAGGTCAAGGCCATTCTCTGCGGGCATATCCATCAGGCCTTTGTCGGCCGGCAGCGGCTCGAACACGGTGAAGTCATGGTCTACGGTTGCCCTTCGACCACCGACCAGTTCCTGGCCGGTTCCGACGATTTCGCCATCGACGAGGCATCGCGCCCGGGTTACCGGATCCTCGACCTGCGTGGCGATGAGTGGCTGACCTGGGTCGAGCGCATTGATCTTTGA
- a CDS encoding methyltransferase domain-containing protein, producing MRATPRYRSPDMTDSAPLSPAGDRHFDGLAEKFAGSLYGGPRGALRLAMLDELLPLMLELDGQPVLDVGGGLGQLSAWFARHGHPVTLLEPAGDMLEQARQTLDDWPVTFLQAPLQTLQEAAPGPWPLVACHAVLEWLNDPRAAFATLADGLAPGGQLSLMVFNRDALRFSNVVKGNLQKALDDRLEGTGRRQRLTPISPLCHDQIVAWSQECGLSIHSVAGIRIFHDYLRQPPSSEADWERLVALERRYCQAEPHWRLGRYLLYTLVKEDAQ from the coding sequence ATGCGCGCCACACCCCGCTATCGCAGCCCAGACATGACCGATTCCGCCCCACTTTCGCCCGCTGGTGACCGACACTTCGATGGCCTGGCCGAGAAATTCGCCGGAAGCCTCTATGGCGGGCCACGCGGCGCGCTGCGCCTGGCGATGCTCGACGAGCTGCTGCCGCTCATGCTCGAACTCGATGGCCAGCCGGTGCTGGATGTAGGCGGTGGGCTAGGGCAGCTCTCTGCCTGGTTCGCTCGGCATGGCCACCCCGTCACGCTACTGGAACCGGCCGGCGACATGCTCGAACAGGCACGCCAGACGCTCGATGACTGGCCGGTGACGTTCCTCCAGGCCCCGCTGCAGACCTTGCAGGAAGCTGCTCCAGGTCCCTGGCCGCTGGTTGCCTGTCACGCCGTGCTGGAGTGGTTGAACGATCCACGCGCTGCCTTCGCCACTCTGGCGGATGGGCTCGCTCCCGGTGGCCAGCTGTCGCTGATGGTGTTCAATCGCGATGCGTTGCGTTTCTCCAACGTGGTCAAGGGCAACCTGCAGAAGGCGCTGGACGATCGTCTGGAGGGCACCGGCAGGCGCCAGCGGCTGACGCCCATCTCGCCGCTGTGTCATGACCAGATCGTCGCCTGGAGCCAGGAGTGCGGGCTTTCGATTCACTCGGTGGCGGGGATTCGTATCTTTCACGACTACCTGCGCCAGCCGCCGTCCAGCGAAGCGGACTGGGAACGCCTGGTGGCGCTGGAGCGACGCTACTGCCAGGCTGAACCCCACTGGCGCCTGGGCCGTTACTTGCTCTATACGCTGGTGAAGGAGGACGCCCAATGA